In a genomic window of Thalassophryne amazonica chromosome 12, fThaAma1.1, whole genome shotgun sequence:
- the LOC117521332 gene encoding uncharacterized protein LOC117521332, with translation MEKTNTRDLNQDNTLKSACVSCEELTAVHHQEDTLEGSTTTLEYKYHKTADGTDSFFWYRQYPGKPPEFLLFISDDVDEGQDGSESQCSSSLSSPLTADMKHWLTNILILTLWLECKGEDRVIQRTADVIAAEGHHVTLQCSFETSDPSPYLFWYQQELNGSPKFMLKRDKFGTRRNAAEFNKERFDAEVNKTSVDLKIQKLQLRDSAVYYCALQPTMTKTMALWCHILSDAVICLF, from the exons ATGGAGAAAACAAACACCAGGGACCTGAACCAAGACAACACTCTAAAATCAGCAT GTGTCAGCTGTGAAGAACTCACTGCAGTCCACCATCAAGAGGACACTTTAGAAGGCAGTACTACTACTCTGGAGTACAAATACCACAAAACTGCTGATGGAACTGATTCTTTCTTCTGGTATCGACAATATCCAGGAAAACCACCAGAGTTCCTCCTGTTCATCTCAG ATGATGTAGATGAAGGTCAAGATGGTTCAGAGTCTCAGTGTTCTTCCTCTCTCTCCTCCCCTCTCActgcagacatgaaacactggctgACAAACATCCTGATTCTGACTCTCTGGCTCG AGTGTAAAGGAGAAGACAGAGTGATCCAGCGCACAGCAGATGTCATTGCTGCTGAAGGACACCACGTCACACTTCAATGTTCCTTTGAAACCAGTGATCCAAGTCCTTATTTGTTCTGGTACCAACAAGAACTAAATGGTTCTCCAAAGTTTATGCTGAAACGTGATAAATTTGGAACAAGAAGAAATGCTGCAGAGTTCAACAAAGAGAGATTTGATGCTGAAGTCAACAAGACATCAGTTGATCTGAAGATCCAGAAGCTGCAGCTGCGAGACTCTGCTGTGTACTACTGCGCTCTGCAGCCCACA ATGACCAAGACCATGGCCCTGTGGTGTCACATTTTATCAGATGCTGTAATTTGTCTTTTTTAG